The DNA segment aatccgggccGTAACAGTATTTAAGTTGTATTATGttgtaattatatttttttatttatttaaatattgtatgtAAGTTGAAAAATAATTGTATAATGCATGAATCATTGTAAGAgatttatatttaagttgtaaatactatctttttacataaagttgttgatatgtatcaaaattgtattaAGAGAGAAAGATTTGATTTGAATTTTAGAGAGGAAGAAGAACATaccacatacaaaatatatacaaatcagatacaaaatacatacaaaagacattgtataaaatttgtatgaaaattgtatttaagttgtatgatattgtaaaTGTATTAACTAGataaaaataatgtatgaaaattgttgATAAGTTGTAAATATGTTGTATGCTGTATACTATATAATcagttgtataaaatttatttttagatataTTATTGTACCAAATTTGTATGaaagttatttttttaatttgtagATATATCAAATTTGTACGAAATCTAATTCTTTCTTACCGAAAGAATTAAATTTACGAGCATCGTGTTAATACTCCTACCTAATAGTACTAGTTAAAAGTCTTAATACTTAAAAAAAAAACAGTTAATGTCACCCTAATTAATAGTGATAAAAAGAATTAGTTTGAGAGATTAAACTTTCCTTCTCTTGGCCATCGTTGCCATCTCTATGCTGCATGAATTGAAGGGATTTATTGGGTGAATAAAGTGAATGGTCAAGAATGAATCTGCTATTCAAAACCTAGAGGTTTTCTTGTATTTGTATATATGGTAACGTTTTTTTTGTTAACCTTTTTCGCTTATAGAaagaggagatgagagaaaatAGGAAAAGGATATAATTAAGTCCATTAATTTAAGGCACTAATAATGAATAGTATATGGAGAGAGGGGGCAGAAAATAGGGAAAGAGAagaggagagaaaaaaggaaaatggtaTAATTTAATCCCCTAATTTAAGGCACTAATAATAGATTGTGTATAAATTGTAAGCAAACCTTATTTAGGGCGGGTAATTTTCAAAACTGGGATAAttttggtaataaggtttcatatagtgtataggaaAGAAAAAATtcttatatatataattttttttatagtaAACATACATGCGGGTAAGTATTTATCGTGTAATAATCTATATTTCCTCTTTTTTGGAGTTGGGTGTAGGGATGTGCACGGATCGGATTTAACACATTTCGAATTCGGATTTTGGATTTCagattctagaaaatgcaattcGAATtcgatccgaattatatcggattttaaagtttggaccggatcgaatttcagatcgtattattatgcctcaaagttgcaaactaatatgtatattttctttgtaaaagaggcattacattaagaaaaattcatatttATACAGTTttgagagtactatggtgccaatatagctaaataTAACAATTGTAAATGTAATAACTTCGAGGAAGATGTAAAGAAAGTACTGACTATCagaaattaaagtgtagtatttatacattgCCTAATTATTTTGGATTTCCgatcggatcggattaaaatataccaatttgaatccgatccgaaattttaataaacacaatTCGAAATCCGCTCCAATCCAAAATtcgaaatccgatccaatccgaaattCGAAATCCAAAATTGAATGAACTGGTACgaatttcggatatccgatccaaataAACAGCCCTAGTTGGGTGCAGGTCAATTGAAATTCACTTGGACTTGAAATGATTTAGCTATCAAATTGTTTTTGTTAAGGTTTTGAAGTAACTATTAATATTGACATAATGATACTGGCTAATGACTAGGTTGGCAATATCTCACACAGTCCTATAATGCAACTACCCATGATTAGAGGCAAGAATCGAGTTGTAAGCTAAAAAGATAAAGACAAATCAAAAGAGTGTTAAATGTGAAAAATTAATGCATTCAATCAGACTCCGTAGTGGTGGAAGTTTAAGCAAGAGCCACTGAAAAGAATTTTGTTCAGTTTCATATATATGAGTGTAAGATTTTTTTatggttttccatttttttttttttttttttttttttttggtatttggCGCAAGTAAATTCTGATGCACTTGATCTCGAAATGAATCTCAATCAAATTGTTTTTACACAAAGTTTTGAAGTAACCCTTGATATATATATTGATATTAGTGTAATATAATTGTACGCACTTTACGCGATTGAATTTTTTTAATAGCAGTGTCATAATGTAATTAAAAAATTAATCTTTATGAATCAATCGTTGGTCATGATTCTATCATCTTTTCACTATAAATTCATCATTCTAAATTCTTTGACAGAAAGATTATGCAAAGATACATTTCAGAtaaaataaaacaacctattcAATTAATCATATATGAACTTGAgtaggaaaaatagaaaaataaatatataatgaAACCAGAAAAATGGTAATGCAAAAAATCCTACTGATATAAAGCTGAGATTGTCACTCCACTTATTTTTTCTTCCTTTAAtgtctttttcttaaaaaatatttcctttatgTGAATTGTTGAGACTTATGTTTCATAAAATTGCCATTTTTctcatatataattttttttcaaaaaggtAAAAAGGATATGAAATAATAAGAAAAgacataaaaaaaaggaaaaaatcaattaaaattaaatGGTTGATAAAACTGAAAATTAAAACGTGGTAGCAAGCTTTTCCATTACAAAAAGGTTTACTACAGCCAAGTGGTCACAATCTTCATCTTTGTGGCATTTTGGTGGAATAAATCCCTTTTTAAAACATAGTAGATTTGTCATCAAATATTAGTCGTTTGTGCCATGGTCAATTTATTATTTCTTCTAAGCATGATTAGAAAAAGAAAATGCGACGTAAAGAATTGGTTCATCAATAAACTACTTTTTCAACCAGTATATTGAAGAATGAGAGTATTATTTATTATGAATAAGCAAGAACCCATTGTTaatattaaagaaaaaataaaatgagagagagGGCCATGAACCTATTGAAGCAATTAAAGATGCATTCTCCACTATTAGAGAGAGTGACACAAATTTATTGTAACAATCAAAAGCATCACAGTAGACTTCAAGGGTACTTTGTCCATTTTTGAAAATGCTTATCTTACCCTTCTTACAATTTGATAAAATTTTTACACGCTTTTATTGTCCAAAGTCCAAACTAGAagtgtcaatggatatttaaaaatCGATTAAATTGAACGAACCGTACCGTATCGTATCGAACtgatttttagattttttttgaTAAActataggtttttatataaatttataaaCGTATCGATAATTAtggtatattttttattttatgaaaataaatcgAAAAAAACCAAACCATACCGaataaatttatatgtaaaaaatataattatgtataagtttaaaaataataaagcattattcCTTAGGATTTCGAACTATGAAAACAATTACAAGCCAATAAGTAATTAAACTGAAAATCCTATTCCTATTGAAATTAAATTATTTCGagcatattcactagcaagacacaaggtattttagcgattatgagtaacaaactaaaatttattgaatatgtttcctttcgtaTGATTCATaaatatctttttgaatatttaatctatTCTTGTCTTAGCTTCAttaatatctttccactcgtgtgatttatattttctttgtatttcCTTAGTTTCTTTTACGATGCTGCAGAATAGTTGGTGGATCTATACTTTGGTCATATTTCATATTTTCTCAAGTTATCATCCTTTAAACGGTAAAATTGTCTAGAGATTTTTGATAAGTCCTATAAAAGTACGCATGTTATTGCATTCTTCTTCTACTAGTGATTTTTACATGAcattaaaaaaattcgaaaattaaccgaaccataCCGATATTGAAGAGAAACTGACATGACCAGGGCGATtttgaaaagtctaattttgattatacataatataataaccaaaaaattaatatggtacaaattttatatataaaataacaggccgaaccgaaccattgacatcCTAGTCCAAACAATAGCTTCATTTATGAGAAATTgctgttatattttaagaaactTGCTTCTTCATACACCTTTTAGTATTCCAAATTAATGCAACTCCCTTTCCACTTCCTGAGCCTTTAGAGAATAACGTTTTATTactaatatttattttcttttctatgtTTTAACTTGGCAATGAACGTAAAATTCAACAAATAGGGAATATGGTTAATTGTCTAATTAGGAAAAAAGGGGAATAGTAAAAGAATGAGAGAAGAATAACTCCTTCTCTTGGCAGACGAGAGGTGCCAATAATCTTTTCTTTCACCATGTCAGCTTGTGTTATTGTGAAAATCTAATACCTATGTAATGACTGCATAATAAGTAGTaaaataaacaataaaacaaagaataataaaaatgaaataaaacaataaaagtggaagaacaatattgcagagaaagagagagaggaaattcttattgaattttggggtGGTTTACAATGGGATAAGACCCCCCTATTTACAGgggaaaaatgacttagccacaaagtaaaactctctacaaggtagacattcactctaaaaagaattctattcataacactcctcCTGGAATGTCTACTCGATAAGTAATGTGCTtcattaaaaccttaactaaaataaaacccaatgggaaaaaataaattctagaaaaggaaaaagagtacatatatctaacaatacgccttttggttgcctcattaaaaaccttgcaaggaaaacccagtgggacacaaccttgtaagggaaaaagagtgcaacacgtattaaactccccctgatgagagcatcatttcacatccttgagccttcacatcccaatcttgtgtactagcttcttgaaggttgacgtcagtAGAGATTTTGTAaataaatcagccatattatcacttgaacgaatctgttgcacattgatatcaccattcttttgaagatcatgtgtgaaaaataactttggtgaaatgtgctttgtcctatttccttttatgaatcctcccttcaattgagttatgcatgctgcattgtcttcatacaaaatcgtGGGCAGTTTGTcgcacttcaaaccacatttgtctcgaataagatgtattatagacctcaaccacacacattctcgacttgcttcatgaataacaattatctcagcatgattagatgaagtagccacaattgattgcttagtcgatcgtcAAGATATAACAGTGCCTCCACAGGTAaacacataacctgtttgagatcgagccttgtgtgggtcagataaatacccagcatcagcataaccaacaagatcaggACTGCAATTATTGctataaaataagcccatatcggtagttccttttagataccgcaacatgtgtttgattccattccaatgtctccttgtaggagcagagctatattttgctaagacattaactgaaaaaattatgtcaggccttgtagtattagcaagatacattagtgcaccaattgcactaagatatggtacttcaggaccaaatagctcttcattctcttcttgAGGTCGGAATGAATCCTTtttcacatcaagtgatcgaacaaccatcggagtacttaatggatgtgctccatccatgtaaaatcgtttcaataccttttctatataggcagattgatgaataAAAATTCCGtttgccaaatgttcaatttgcaaaccaagacataattttgtcttttcgagatctttcatctcgaattccttctttaaataatcaattgccttttggagttctataggagttccaataaggtttatgttaTCAACATACACGACATgtacaacaaattccgatgttattttctttataaaaatacatgggcAAATGACATTATTTATATAGCCTTCCTCTAATAAATATTCACTAAGACGATTATACCATATTCGTCCttattgctttagaccatacaacgatctttgcaatttgattgaaaatatttTCTGGGACTTTGAATTATTTGCTTTAGGCATTTTGAATCCCTcgggaattttcatgtatatgTTATTATCAAGTGAGTCATAAAGGTAGGAAGTAAGCACATCCATTAAATACATGTCAAGATTTTCATGGacaacaaaactaatgagataatggaacgttatagcatccataacgggtgaatatgtctcttcataattGACACCAGGACTTTGTGAagatccttgtgcaacaaggtgtgccttatatctttgtacctcatttttctcattcctcTTGCATATAAAGacccatttatagccaacaggcttaacaccattaggtgtttgactacaggcccaaaaacttcacgttttgtAAGTGAGTTCAACTCTGATTGGATTGCTttttgccattttggccaatcacgtctttgtcgacattctccaacaTATTGAGGTTCAAGATCATTACTATCTTacataatgctagatgcaacattatgtgcaaagacataatccaccactatatccaatcaattcaaatttgtctcaatatcgattggatttattgacagttccttattttcttgagtctcggACTCAGTGgattcctcatgaatctcagaaTTTATTAAATCTTGGATTTCTTCATGAGAttctttcgtagtgtcattttgatcatttgttttcctttttctagtATTTCGATCTTTGAAACCTAATGGTCTGCCacgttttaggcgtgcttttgacttattagctatgacactagaagattgtccaacaGGGACATCAATACAGATTGGAACATTCACTAcaaggatatgtgattttgttatccttttcaaatccgtaaatgcgtctggcatttgatttgctattctctgcaaatggataattttttgcacctctttttcacaaatagaggtacatggatcaagatgagataatgatggattttccacaaaatttccCGTTTGGTTTTACCAacttctccccctaattttgggaaaagtgtctCATCGAATTGGCAGTCTGCAAATCGTGCAGTAAACAAATCCCCCGTCAATGTTTCGAGGTAGCGAATAATGGAgggcgattcaaacccaacatatattcctaaccttctttggggacccattttggtgcgatatggcaGTGCTACATGCACATATACTGCGCATGCAAAAATTCTTAAATGgtatattaggttcatgacccaaaactaattgcaacggggaatatttatgataatttatcGGTATGAGACGAACTAGCATTGCTGCATGTAAAATGAcgtgaccccaaacagaagtggaaagcctcgttttcatgagtaacggtcttgctatcaattgcagatgTTTTATTAAAGACTTTGCAAGACCATTTTGAGTGCGAACATGAGCTACaggatgttccacttttatcccaattgataagcaatatcattaaatgcttgggatgaaaactcagcagcattatcaagtctaatagacttaattggattatcgggaAATTGTGCCCGTAATCAAATTATTTGTGACATTAATTTTGTAaacgcgaggttgcgagatgacaataggtacacatgagaccatctagaagatgcatctattaagaccataaaatatctaaacgactcactaggtgggtgaatagaTCCATAAATGTTCCCTTGTATACGTTCTAAAAACGCAGGGGACTCAGtcccaacctttgttggtgataGTCTTATAATTAACTTgtcttgataacaagaagtgcaagaaaattcattatttaaaagaatcttaaaattctttaatggatgcccatttgagttttctataatttgtctcatcataattgatcaaGAATGTCtcaatcgatcatgccaaagtacaaaagtattggaatcagtaaccttttggtttacaATAGAATGTGCCTCGATTGTactaattcttgtccaatacaggccacaagaCAAAGATGAGAACTTCTCAATAGCCCTTTTCTGGCCAGGGACATTTttggtaatgatgagatattcaagattattctcatctattgtctcaatatgatatccatttcagcggatatctttaaaactcaacaagttccgcttggacttggaggagaacattgcattctctataataagtattgttcccttaggcagagttatagtagctcttccagagctttcaattaatttactactaccagaaattgtagtaacatctgccttacacatacttaaatgagagaaatatttcttctatttgaatattgtatgtgtcgtacatgaatcaactaaacaaatatttttacaattgaactttgatccaagtttgctttgTGAGATATTCCTATTTGCTTCCCATTATTtgacatacaaaagaaatatATGAATAAATATTAGTATGTTTAGAGGAAAAAATAGGAGAATAACAGAGTTAAATCAATAATTCAATAATGACCTTGTAATGCAATTTCGAGCAAACTCTGATTATGATACAAACAAATACATAgctaaaaataatgaaattatgaGTACACTACACATGACTAATACAAGTACAATAAATTTATTTACATTATATAACTTATTTGATTTTGTATTTACAATAAATTGCATTTCACTCGGTTTAACATAACAAAATAAAACTGAACAgtgtaaaaattattaaaataatgaCCGTACAGCGTTTTCTTGTCGTCATTAGACAGATCATTTAAATCAAATACCTTTGATGCATATTAGTCATAAGTACATATCTGTTTTATCCATATATATGTCATAAGTTGGAAATCTTTTTGTATTCATTAACTGACACATCTATATTTTGTGAGCAACAACATTTATATGATTAAATTGCAACTCTATAGATCCTAACAACATAAACATCGTTGGCTTCTTGGGATTTGACAACGAACCTACACTATTTAGTAAAACAAATAATATTAATTGATACTAATCACTACTACTCATGTAAAGAATTATGATTGCATGATATTATTTACTAACTACTATGAATTggcaaaaataaaatttaaactaCTCAATCATCTTTAACCACGGATCCATCACTGATCAAGTGATctatttttccatcagggtgcTCAAAGAAGTCTGCCACATCCAAGTGGGTGATGTCAAAATCATTGTCAGAGATAGAATTGGCTTCAGGACCTTTATTGTTTAGAGATGCTTGATAAAACTCAACCAAATGTCTTGGTATACGACAAATATTTGCCCAATGTCCTTTTCCACCGCAACCATAACATTCAGTTTCTGAACCATTTGCCTTTGGCTTCTCATCTTTTCCTTTCCacttttggtagttatttttctTTGGAGGGTGATTAACACCAGGAAAATTTCTTCCTTGTTCACggccacgaccatgaccacgaccacgaccacgaaTAGGGCCACGGCCTTTTCCACGCTTAGCGTAATGGGAATACACCTCATCCACTTCAGGCAATGGTGTAGACCTAGTGGGTCGATTTTTGTGATTTCTCACGAGCAAGTCATTGTTTTGCTCAGCCACAAGGAGAAGACAAATCAGCTCAAAGTACTTCATAAAGCTTTTCTCTCTGTACTGATGTTGCAGgaccatattggaggcatgaaacgttgtaaatattttttaaagcATATCATAGTCAGTGATAGtatctccacagagtttcaatttagaagtaattctgaacatcgcagaattatattcagaaacagacttaaagtcttggagcctcAGATGAGCTCAATCATATCGTGTttgtggaagagtgaccaactttaagttgtcatatctttcctttaagccattccacagaacaagtggatctttgactgtgagatattctattttcaacccttcatcaagtCGATGACGCAAGAAAATCAATGCCTTAGCATAGTCTTGGGTGGATGCTTTAGTTTTGtctttaatggcgtctccaagacccattgcatctaaatggatttcagcatccaatacccatgtcatatagttcttgcccgaaatttcaaggACAACGAATTTTCTTTTCATAATGTCAGTCATAATTAAAAAGATGAGGAAAGTTATACCTTAATCTTCTCAAAGAGCTTCTTAAGACGGTAGAGTCTCGTACTGATAACGtaaaataaaacaataaaagtaaaagaacaatattgcaaaaaaaagagagagagaggaaattcttattgaattttggggtaatttacaatggggtaagacccctctatttataggggaaaatgacttagccacaaagtaaaactctctacaagatagacattcactctaaatgGAATTCTATTCATAACCAAAAAATTATTGTTACATGCcaaaataatattaaaagtgCAATAAAATAGATCATTACATCTCAAATAACAATGAATAAATTAAATTGATAGATAAATAAGCAAAAAGGAACCTTCAAATTCGGCATTTTCTCAGGGTACCAAATTAATAGGAGATGCTAGATGTGATAATTTCAAGAAAAGAATTGAAGACAAAATAAGAATGAAGAGAAGAATAAACACATTCCCAGTAAAAGAAAGGATTCTTTGTCAAATGATTATTGAGGGATTCTTTCTCCCATAATTGTTTTATATATTATTCTTATATTTGCCTCACAGAAACAAAACTGATGCGACTTTTCCTAATTAATTGCAACGGTTGATTTGGATTAAACAGATTGCAACGACTAAAATGAATTGAACGGAAAGTTTTTGTTGGTAATGATAATGCAAAGCCAAAAATTTCATTGTGGtcccttttccttttttacttATTTGTCTTTTGTGAAAAATAAAGTGTCCCTCATTGGTCGTGGAAagtcatttccttctctttaTATTGAATTACTCTTTGTTGGGTTTGTAAAGAGCTAGTAAAAGGGAGTGATCTCGCGCTGTCGCGTACATGAAAAATTGGTCCTGAAGGCAAAATGGATCGATTTGCCCCTGTGCGCGAGATATATAACACCTTTTTCATTTCATAACCCCCAAATTAAATTCTCCTTCGGGTAACAAAACACTAACGGCCACCACTTTG comes from the Nicotiana sylvestris chromosome 4, ASM39365v2, whole genome shotgun sequence genome and includes:
- the LOC104241129 gene encoding uncharacterized protein, coding for MVLQHQYREKSFMKYFELICLLLVAEQNNDLLVRNHKNRPTRSTPLPEVDEVYSHYAKRGKGRGPIRGRGRGHGRGREQGRNFPGVNHPPKKNNYQKWKGKDEKPKANGSETECYGCGGKGHWANICRIPRHLVEFYQASLNNKGPEANSISDNDFDITHLDVADFFEHPDGKIDHLISDGSVVKDD